One genomic segment of Rhizobium gallicum bv. gallicum R602sp includes these proteins:
- a CDS encoding TetR/AcrR family transcriptional regulator: protein MRVSRSQAAENRETVINVASRLFRERGFDGIGLKDLMKGAGLTQGAFYKQFVSKEDLAAQASRRAMESATHRWSAATAAKDEDPLGAVIAFYLSMDHRGEKMDGCPIVALGSDAARQGMDVKASFEAGIKEHLEILGRFIAETHGEDADGKAMAILATMVGALMLSRVVNDPDLARGFLDAATHQINQAAGA, encoded by the coding sequence ATGCGCGTAAGTCGCAGTCAGGCCGCGGAAAACCGCGAAACCGTGATCAATGTCGCAAGTCGCCTCTTTCGGGAGCGAGGCTTTGACGGCATCGGCCTTAAGGATCTGATGAAGGGTGCCGGACTGACCCAAGGCGCCTTTTACAAGCAGTTCGTATCAAAGGAGGACCTGGCTGCGCAGGCGTCCAGGCGAGCGATGGAGAGCGCCACCCACCGATGGTCGGCCGCGACTGCGGCTAAAGACGAGGATCCGCTTGGCGCGGTGATCGCGTTCTATCTCAGTATGGACCATCGCGGAGAAAAGATGGACGGCTGCCCGATCGTGGCGCTCGGTTCGGATGCCGCCAGACAAGGCATGGACGTGAAAGCTTCGTTCGAAGCCGGGATTAAGGAGCATCTCGAGATCCTCGGCCGTTTCATTGCCGAGACCCATGGCGAGGATGCCGATGGCAAGGCCATGGCCATTCTTGCGACGATGGTCGGTGCGCTGATGTTATCGCGCGTCGTCAACGATCCCGACCTCGCGCGGGGCTTTTTGGATGCGGCGACCCATCAGATTAACCAAGCAGCCGGCGCCTGA
- the fabF gene encoding beta-ketoacyl-ACP synthase II translates to MRRIVVTGMGAVTPLAADVEASWSRLLAGHSGIRRLPDDVVGDLPAKVGGVVSSLEEDPEAGFDPNTVLAPKDQRKVDRFILFGLTAAQEALAQARWAPVSEADRLRTATIIASGIGGFPAITEAVRTVDLRGVRRLSPFTIPSFLVNLAAGHISIRHSFKGPLGAPVTACAAGIQAIGDAARLIRANEADIAVCGGTEACMNIVSLGGFAAARSLSTGFNDTPAEASRPFDMARDGFVMGEGAGILVIEELSHALARGAKPLAELVGYGTTADAHHVTSGPTDGEGARRAMEIAIAQAGISPREVRHLNAHATSTPVGDLGEIAAIKRVFGRDFAIAVSATKSATGHLLGAAGGLGAIFAILALRDQVAPPTLNLSAPDPAAEGIDFVASQARPMGMDYAISSGFGFGGVNASALFRRWTNELTGASTGRAGD, encoded by the coding sequence ATGCGACGGATTGTTGTTACGGGCATGGGAGCGGTCACGCCCCTTGCTGCCGATGTTGAAGCGTCCTGGTCGCGTCTCCTGGCCGGCCACTCGGGCATCCGGAGGCTTCCGGACGACGTAGTGGGCGACCTCCCTGCAAAGGTCGGAGGGGTGGTTTCGTCCCTCGAAGAAGACCCCGAAGCCGGCTTCGATCCGAATACGGTCCTGGCGCCGAAGGATCAGCGCAAGGTGGACCGGTTCATTCTCTTTGGGCTCACGGCTGCACAAGAGGCGCTTGCCCAAGCAAGATGGGCGCCCGTCTCGGAAGCGGATCGCTTGCGCACGGCCACGATCATCGCGTCCGGCATCGGCGGGTTTCCCGCCATCACCGAGGCGGTGCGCACGGTTGACCTGCGCGGTGTCCGCCGCCTGTCGCCGTTTACGATACCGTCTTTCCTGGTGAATCTCGCGGCGGGCCACATCTCGATCCGCCATAGCTTCAAAGGCCCACTGGGCGCGCCGGTGACGGCGTGCGCGGCCGGCATTCAGGCGATCGGCGATGCGGCCCGTCTTATCCGCGCCAATGAGGCCGACATCGCCGTGTGCGGTGGCACCGAAGCGTGCATGAACATCGTCAGCCTCGGTGGCTTTGCTGCCGCACGCTCTCTTTCCACTGGCTTCAATGACACGCCGGCCGAGGCCTCACGACCTTTCGACATGGCGCGGGACGGCTTTGTCATGGGGGAAGGAGCCGGCATCCTGGTCATCGAGGAATTGAGCCACGCGCTTGCCCGCGGTGCCAAACCGCTCGCCGAGCTCGTCGGCTACGGCACGACGGCGGATGCTCATCACGTCACCTCCGGTCCCACCGACGGCGAAGGGGCGCGCCGTGCCATGGAGATCGCGATTGCCCAAGCAGGGATTTCGCCGCGCGAGGTTCGTCATCTCAATGCGCATGCGACCTCCACGCCAGTAGGAGATCTTGGGGAAATCGCGGCGATAAAGAGGGTATTCGGGCGCGATTTCGCGATAGCTGTCAGTGCAACGAAATCGGCGACCGGACACCTGCTCGGCGCCGCCGGCGGGCTTGGTGCTATCTTCGCGATCCTGGCGCTCAGGGACCAGGTGGCGCCGCCGACACTCAATCTGAGCGCCCCGGATCCAGCCGCCGAAGGGATCGACTTCGTCGCAAGCCAAGCTCGGCCAATGGGGATGGATTACGCGATCTCCAGTGGCTTTGGCTTCGGAGGGGTCAACGCGAGTGCGCTGTTCCGACGCTGGACGAACGAGCTGACCGGCGCGAGCACCGGACGGGCCGGTGATTGA
- a CDS encoding RNA polymerase sigma factor, with protein MMKPTRSPVAVRIEDLDDARLVEHARQCDPAAFWVIIKRHNQRLHRVARAVLNDDTEAEDVLQETYIHAFTHLAEFRAEARLSTWLTRIALNEALGRRRKRRPTVDVKALEGMVAPFSAHKPDPEEAAALAEIRSLLERAVGGLPEPFRIVFVMRDVEEMSIEETAVLLALRPRTVSTRLYRARRLLREALRDKLATVFTDTFLFAGDRCDRLAQSVLDRLAIRLVRKDTH; from the coding sequence ATGATGAAGCCGACCCGGTCGCCCGTGGCAGTGAGGATCGAGGACCTCGACGACGCGAGGCTGGTTGAACACGCGCGACAGTGTGACCCCGCCGCATTTTGGGTGATCATCAAGCGTCACAATCAGCGGCTTCACCGGGTCGCCCGTGCCGTCCTGAATGACGACACCGAGGCGGAGGACGTACTTCAGGAGACCTATATCCACGCCTTCACCCATCTGGCCGAATTCCGCGCGGAGGCGCGGCTCTCGACCTGGCTCACCCGGATTGCGCTGAACGAGGCCCTGGGACGCCGCCGAAAAAGGCGACCTACCGTGGACGTAAAAGCCCTCGAAGGCATGGTCGCTCCGTTCAGTGCCCACAAGCCTGATCCCGAAGAGGCGGCCGCTCTCGCTGAAATCCGCAGCCTCCTGGAGCGAGCCGTCGGTGGCTTGCCAGAGCCCTTTCGCATCGTCTTTGTCATGCGGGACGTCGAGGAAATGAGCATTGAGGAAACGGCTGTTCTTTTGGCACTACGACCTCGGACAGTGAGCACCCGTCTTTATCGCGCGCGCCGACTGCTCCGCGAGGCCCTGCGGGACAAGCTCGCCACCGTGTTCACAGATACGTTTCTCTTCGCAGGCGACCGTTGTGACCGCCTCGCGCAATCAGTCCTCGATCGGCTCGCCATCCGCCTGGTTCGAAAGGATACTCATTAG